Proteins from one Embleya scabrispora genomic window:
- a CDS encoding ABC transporter permease produces MTVFVVRRLGLLALSLLGASILTFALLRLLPGDAAASVGGITADKAQLRSIRHDLGLDRPLIVQYWTWLTEVPTGDLGHSQLNGSSVTGELGEKLRVTGPLVLGALALALAFAVPLGMLAAVRRERRDGTAISVASQLGIALPTLWVGLLLILLFAVQTPLLPAQGFPVDGWADPGEASRSLVLPTLTLALSEGAVLLRFVRSATLDVLHRDYLRTARAAGRTRTGALLRHGLRNAAGPVLSMLGVQVAALLVGAIVVEKVFTLPGVGSMLVADVGNRDLVKVQGEVMLLVAIVLFVGFLVDIAQRLIDPRLADVRVREVSG; encoded by the coding sequence ATGACCGTGTTCGTCGTGCGCCGGCTCGGACTGCTCGCACTGTCCCTGCTCGGCGCGAGCATCCTGACCTTCGCCCTGCTGCGACTGCTCCCCGGCGACGCCGCCGCCTCGGTCGGCGGCATCACCGCCGACAAGGCGCAACTGCGTTCCATTCGGCACGACTTGGGCCTCGATCGGCCGCTGATCGTGCAGTACTGGACCTGGCTGACCGAGGTACCCACCGGCGACCTCGGCCACTCGCAGCTCAACGGCTCCTCGGTCACCGGCGAACTCGGCGAGAAACTACGGGTCACCGGCCCGCTCGTGCTCGGCGCGCTGGCCCTGGCGCTGGCCTTCGCGGTACCGCTGGGAATGCTCGCGGCGGTGCGCCGAGAGCGGCGCGACGGTACCGCGATCAGCGTGGCGAGCCAGCTCGGGATTGCCCTGCCCACGCTGTGGGTGGGCCTGTTGCTGATCCTGCTGTTCGCCGTGCAGACCCCGCTGCTGCCCGCCCAGGGCTTCCCCGTGGACGGCTGGGCCGACCCCGGCGAGGCGAGCCGCAGTCTGGTGTTGCCGACGCTGACCCTCGCCCTGTCCGAGGGCGCGGTGCTGCTGCGCTTCGTGCGCTCGGCCACGCTCGACGTCCTGCACCGCGACTACCTGCGAACCGCACGCGCCGCCGGGCGCACCCGCACCGGCGCGCTGCTTCGGCACGGGCTGCGCAACGCGGCCGGGCCGGTGTTGTCCATGCTCGGTGTGCAGGTCGCCGCCCTCCTGGTCGGAGCGATCGTGGTGGAGAAGGTGTTCACCCTCCCCGGCGTCGGCTCGATGCTGGTCGCCGACGTGGGCAACCGGGACCTGGTCAAGGTGCAGGGCGAGGTGATGCTCCTGGTGGCGATCGTGCTGTTCGTCGGGTTCCTGGTGGACATCGCCCAACGGCTGATCGACCCGCGCCTGGCGGACGTTCGGGTCCGGGAGGTGTCCGGATGA
- a CDS encoding dipeptide/oligopeptide/nickel ABC transporter permease/ATP-binding protein — MRARDAGGPVVRALLRDRNGLIGGTLVAILVGAVLLSLVWTPYDPTAVDPNSPWLLPFSDGHVLGTDMLGRDQFSLILAGSRETLAIALGSAGIAAALGVPLALAAALGPRRVAAGVVQLVDVAIAFPALLTAMILAAVFGGSVWTAASAIGVAFGVHLARIARAEIERVAGTDYVLAAAASGSSTWRTVRRHILPNIAPTLLVQLSLVMAVASLTEAALSYLGYGSPAPAVSWGRILHDQQPYISARPLLVVWPGLAVALTVLGFNLLGDALRDATDPRLRHGGSGPVAKADVERAVRATRPPAAVDGALLEITDLTIRIAGRTVVDGVDLTLAPGERLGLIGESGSGKSLTALAVLGLLPEGAEVTGSIRLDGAELLGRSERELARIRGDRVAMVFQEPLTALDPTMRVGRQIAEPLRLHRGLTRRRADEAAIELAARVGLPDPADLVRARPHQLSGGQRQRVGIAIALACRPALLIADEPTTALDVTVQRDILALLDEQAREQGTALLFITHDLAVVSSVSDRIAVLRGGRTVEQGPLRTILHDPRAPYTRALLAAARATAFTPIEAPTEIPTDSVEAAS, encoded by the coding sequence ATGAGGGCGCGAGACGCCGGCGGCCCGGTGGTGCGCGCGCTGCTGCGCGACCGCAACGGCCTGATCGGCGGCACGCTGGTCGCGATCCTGGTCGGCGCGGTGCTGCTGTCGCTCGTGTGGACTCCGTACGACCCGACCGCCGTCGACCCGAACTCGCCCTGGCTGCTCCCGTTTTCGGACGGACACGTGCTCGGGACCGACATGCTCGGACGGGACCAGTTCAGCCTGATCCTGGCCGGCTCCCGGGAGACCCTGGCAATCGCGCTCGGCTCGGCCGGGATCGCCGCCGCGCTCGGCGTGCCACTGGCGCTGGCGGCCGCGCTCGGGCCGCGCCGGGTCGCGGCCGGAGTGGTGCAACTGGTCGACGTGGCCATCGCGTTCCCGGCGCTGCTCACCGCGATGATCCTGGCCGCCGTGTTCGGCGGGTCGGTGTGGACCGCCGCGAGCGCGATCGGCGTGGCGTTCGGAGTACACCTGGCCCGGATCGCCCGGGCCGAGATCGAGCGGGTGGCCGGTACCGACTACGTCCTGGCCGCCGCCGCGAGCGGATCGAGCACGTGGCGCACCGTTCGGCGACACATCCTGCCGAACATCGCGCCGACCCTGCTGGTCCAGCTCTCGCTGGTGATGGCGGTGGCCTCGCTGACCGAGGCCGCGCTGTCCTACCTCGGGTACGGCAGCCCCGCGCCGGCCGTGTCCTGGGGCCGGATCCTGCACGACCAACAGCCCTACATCTCGGCCCGGCCGCTGCTCGTGGTCTGGCCCGGACTCGCCGTCGCGCTCACCGTTTTGGGCTTCAACCTGCTCGGCGACGCGCTGCGCGACGCCACCGATCCGCGCCTGCGGCACGGGGGATCGGGGCCGGTCGCCAAGGCCGACGTCGAGCGCGCGGTGCGGGCGACCCGCCCGCCCGCCGCGGTCGACGGCGCGCTCCTGGAGATCACCGACCTCACCATCCGGATCGCCGGCCGCACCGTGGTGGACGGCGTCGACCTGACCCTCGCGCCCGGCGAACGGCTCGGCCTGATCGGCGAGTCCGGCTCCGGCAAGTCGCTCACCGCGCTGGCCGTGCTGGGCCTGCTGCCCGAGGGCGCCGAGGTCACCGGCAGCATCCGGCTCGACGGCGCCGAACTGCTCGGCCGCTCCGAGCGCGAACTCGCCCGCATTCGCGGCGATCGGGTCGCCATGGTCTTCCAGGAACCGCTCACCGCGCTCGACCCGACCATGCGCGTCGGCCGGCAGATCGCCGAACCGCTGCGCCTGCACCGGGGCCTGACCCGCCGTCGGGCCGACGAGGCGGCGATCGAGCTGGCCGCGCGGGTGGGCCTGCCGGATCCGGCCGACCTGGTCCGGGCCCGGCCGCACCAGCTCTCCGGCGGGCAGCGCCAGCGGGTGGGCATCGCGATCGCCCTGGCCTGCCGACCGGCGCTGTTGATCGCGGACGAGCCGACCACCGCGCTGGACGTGACCGTACAGCGGGACATCCTCGCGCTGCTCGACGAGCAGGCCCGGGAGCAGGGCACCGCGCTGCTGTTCATCACGCACGACCTCGCGGTGGTGTCGTCGGTGAGCGATCGCATCGCGGTGCTGCGCGGCGGGCGTACGGTCGAACAGGGGCCGCTGCGGACGATCCTGCACGACCCGCGCGCGCCCTACACGCGCGCGCTCCTCGCCGCCGCGCGGGCGACGGCGTTCACCCCGATCGAGGCGCCGACCGAGATTCCCACCGACTCCGTGGAGGCCGCGTCGTGA
- a CDS encoding ABC transporter ATP-binding protein — protein MTAPAVLLRAEGLTRTYRLPRRSLWAPPGRRYALRGVDLALAEGGALGVVGESGAGKSTLIRLLLGLDRADGGTVRYRDREVRPGPARGLTWFRREVQIVLQDPMSSLDPRARVRDIVAEPLECLGVAGDHDARVDEVLAAVGLDPDTRDRYPHEFSGGQRQRVAIARALAPAPRVLVADEPVSALDVSVRAQILDLLGDLKTRLGLSLVLVSHDLGVVQHLCDEVLVLKAGEAVESGPTARVLGDPGHAYTRALLAAVPTLPAPRGSVV, from the coding sequence GTGACCGCGCCCGCCGTACTGCTGCGCGCCGAGGGCCTGACCCGGACGTATCGGCTGCCGCGTCGTTCGTTGTGGGCCCCACCGGGGCGGCGGTACGCGCTGCGCGGGGTGGATCTGGCGCTGGCCGAGGGCGGCGCGCTCGGCGTGGTCGGCGAGTCCGGCGCGGGCAAATCCACCCTGATCCGGCTGCTGCTCGGCCTGGACCGGGCCGACGGCGGCACGGTCCGCTACCGCGACCGCGAGGTCCGACCCGGGCCGGCCCGCGGCCTGACCTGGTTCCGGCGCGAGGTGCAGATCGTGCTCCAGGACCCGATGAGCTCGCTCGACCCCCGCGCGCGGGTGCGCGACATCGTGGCCGAACCGCTCGAATGCCTGGGCGTCGCCGGCGACCACGACGCGCGGGTGGACGAGGTGCTGGCCGCCGTCGGCCTGGACCCCGACACGCGCGACCGGTACCCGCACGAGTTCTCCGGCGGCCAACGGCAGCGTGTCGCCATCGCCCGAGCCCTCGCCCCCGCCCCGCGCGTGCTGGTCGCCGACGAGCCGGTCAGCGCGCTCGACGTGTCCGTCCGGGCGCAGATCCTCGATCTGCTCGGCGACCTCAAAACCCGACTCGGCCTGTCCCTCGTGCTGGTCTCGCACGACCTCGGCGTGGTGCAACACCTGTGCGACGAGGTCTTGGTCCTGAAGGCGGGCGAGGCCGTGGAGTCCGGCCCGACGGCGCGGGTCCTGGGCGACCCCGGCCACGCGTACACCCGGGCCCTGCTCGCGGCGGTCCCCACGCTGCCCGCGCCGAGGGGGTCGGTCGTGTAG
- a CDS encoding (2Fe-2S)-binding protein — MSIEAAADEVELRVNGDPRRIRVDPRVTLLDALRDEFGLTGPKKGCDLGQCGSCTVLLDGRRITSCLTFAVMHDGCEVTTIEGLGGDPEGELHPVQRAFVDHDAFQCGFCTPGQIMAAVALLDEGHAGDDDEIREWMSGNLCRCAAYPNIVTAIAAAAGR, encoded by the coding sequence ATGTCGATCGAGGCCGCCGCCGACGAAGTGGAACTGCGGGTCAACGGGGACCCGCGCCGGATCCGCGTCGACCCGCGCGTCACCCTGTTGGACGCGCTGCGCGACGAGTTCGGGCTGACCGGCCCGAAGAAGGGCTGCGACCTGGGCCAGTGCGGCAGTTGTACCGTGCTGCTCGACGGTCGCCGGATCACCTCGTGCCTGACCTTCGCGGTGATGCACGACGGGTGCGAGGTGACCACCATCGAGGGCCTGGGCGGGGATCCCGAGGGGGAGTTGCACCCCGTACAGCGGGCGTTCGTCGACCACGACGCGTTCCAGTGCGGTTTTTGCACGCCCGGGCAGATCATGGCCGCGGTCGCGCTGCTGGACGAGGGCCACGCGGGGGACGACGACGAGATCCGCGAATGGATGAGCGGCAACCTGTGCCGGTGTGCCGCGTATCCGAACATCGTCACGGCGATCGCCGCCGCGGCCGGGCGGTAG
- a CDS encoding FAD binding domain-containing protein — MRPFTYTRPDEPAHAWAELGPDAMYIAGGTNLVDLMKCGVADPARLVDIGGLPLGGIGPDGDTLRIGALVRNSDLAAHPVVAERLPVLAQALLAGASPQLRNLATLGGNLMQRTRCGYFRDPSMPCNKRLPESGCAALDGDHRGHAVLGTSERCIATHPSDLAVALLALGARVRIDGPGGPREEPIDAFHLPPGDTPERETTLVHGELITGVEVPLTALGAHSYYLKVRERASFAFAMCSVAVALDVREGTVHDARIVLGGVATTPWRAVAAETALIGAPPSTAAFARAGEAATEGARPLRDNGYKVELIRRVVARALTTLTAGEGERG; from the coding sequence ATGCGTCCCTTCACCTACACCCGTCCGGACGAACCCGCGCATGCCTGGGCCGAGCTGGGCCCGGACGCGATGTACATCGCCGGCGGCACCAACCTCGTCGACCTGATGAAGTGCGGTGTGGCGGACCCGGCCCGGCTGGTCGACATCGGCGGGCTGCCGCTGGGCGGGATCGGGCCCGACGGCGACACGCTCCGGATCGGCGCCCTCGTCCGCAACAGCGACCTGGCCGCGCACCCCGTGGTGGCCGAGCGCCTGCCGGTGCTCGCGCAGGCCCTGCTCGCCGGCGCCTCGCCCCAACTGCGCAACCTCGCCACGCTCGGCGGCAACCTGATGCAGCGCACCCGGTGCGGCTACTTCCGCGACCCGTCGATGCCGTGCAACAAGCGGCTGCCGGAGAGCGGCTGCGCGGCGCTGGACGGCGACCACCGGGGGCACGCGGTGCTCGGGACCAGCGAGCGGTGCATCGCCACCCACCCGTCCGACCTCGCGGTCGCGCTGCTCGCGCTGGGCGCCCGGGTGCGGATCGACGGGCCCGGCGGCCCGCGCGAGGAGCCGATCGACGCCTTCCATCTGCCGCCGGGGGACACCCCCGAGCGGGAGACCACGCTCGTGCACGGCGAGTTGATCACCGGGGTCGAGGTGCCGCTGACGGCACTGGGTGCCCATTCGTACTACCTCAAGGTGCGCGAGCGGGCCTCGTTCGCGTTCGCGATGTGCTCGGTGGCGGTCGCCCTGGACGTCCGTGAGGGCACCGTTCACGACGCCCGGATCGTGCTCGGCGGTGTGGCGACCACGCCGTGGCGGGCGGTCGCGGCCGAGACCGCGCTGATCGGCGCGCCGCCGAGCACCGCCGCGTTCGCCCGGGCGGGGGAGGCGGCCACCGAGGGCGCCCGGCCGCTGCGGGACAACGGGTACAAGGTCGAATTGATCCGTCGCGTCGTCGCCCGGGCGCTGACCACGCTGACCGCCGGGGAAGGGGAACGCGGATGA
- a CDS encoding xanthine dehydrogenase family protein molybdopterin-binding subunit — MSPEQAWIGRPLTRVDGPVKVTGTAMYTGDTVLPDLAHAVLVQSTVAKGRILETDVAAAERAPGVLAVCASDGSLGIGPVASFYSADGGPMGDGRTPLSDAVIHHHGQHVAMVVAESREQAVAGAESIRMRYREEAPLTRIEDAIAQTPPGREDVVRGDLATGLAVADATVEAYYETPPQHMNAMEPCTTTARWTGNRLTVYDSTQYVFGVRAALAEAFGLRPEDVRVLSGFVGGGFGSKGTVWPHVLLAAAAARLVGRPVRLALTRPQMFTSCGVRPPTRQRVVLGARRDGRLTAIAHDGTTATSFGENVVENTGGPTAMLYACPNVTIRQRIVRLDMQPPTFQRAPGRAPGSFALESALDELAHELRLDPVELRLRNHADTDPSSGRPWSGKHLRECYRLGAERFGWDPTDRTPGTRRDGDVLIGSGMASATHEMDPGPAAAYAELRVDGTAVVGVASHEIGTGTYTVFAQIAADVLGIGPDRIFVRLGDSELPEAPPSIGSQTVAYVGPAIRRACESVRDDLLAGALADPESPLYGREIAGIEFGPDTFVGELSRIGSPSISAIGHAHPDAGSPYAVHSFGAQFAEVAVDALTGVVRVRRMVGAFDIGRVINPRTARSQLLGGMTFGLAQALMEATTIDPRRGHVVEPHLAGYHLPVNADVGALDVLFVDVPDPHIGDVGARGAGEIGVVGAAAAVANAVFHATGVRVRTLPIAPDRVVAAGSGLGWGDFGE, encoded by the coding sequence ATGAGCCCGGAACAGGCGTGGATCGGCCGACCCCTGACGCGGGTGGACGGCCCGGTCAAGGTCACCGGTACCGCGATGTACACCGGCGACACGGTCCTGCCCGATCTCGCCCACGCCGTGCTGGTGCAGAGCACCGTCGCCAAGGGCCGGATCCTCGAGACGGACGTCGCCGCCGCCGAGCGCGCGCCCGGTGTGCTGGCGGTGTGCGCCTCCGACGGCTCGTTGGGCATCGGCCCGGTGGCGTCCTTCTACTCGGCGGACGGCGGGCCGATGGGCGACGGCCGGACACCGCTGTCCGACGCGGTGATCCACCACCACGGGCAACATGTCGCGATGGTGGTCGCGGAGTCCCGGGAGCAGGCGGTTGCCGGCGCCGAGTCGATCCGGATGCGCTATCGGGAAGAGGCACCGCTGACGCGGATCGAGGACGCGATTGCGCAGACTCCGCCGGGTCGCGAGGACGTGGTCCGGGGCGACCTGGCCACGGGTCTGGCGGTGGCCGACGCGACGGTCGAGGCGTACTACGAGACCCCGCCGCAGCACATGAACGCGATGGAGCCGTGCACCACCACCGCGCGCTGGACGGGCAATCGGCTCACCGTCTACGACTCGACGCAGTACGTCTTCGGGGTGCGCGCGGCGCTGGCCGAGGCATTCGGGCTGCGGCCCGAGGACGTTCGGGTGTTGTCCGGGTTCGTCGGCGGCGGCTTCGGCAGCAAGGGCACGGTGTGGCCGCACGTGTTGTTGGCCGCGGCGGCGGCGCGGCTGGTCGGCCGACCGGTGCGCCTCGCGCTCACCCGGCCGCAGATGTTCACCTCGTGCGGCGTGCGCCCGCCCACCCGGCAGCGGGTGGTGCTCGGCGCGCGGCGGGACGGCCGGTTGACCGCGATCGCCCACGACGGCACCACGGCGACGTCCTTCGGGGAGAACGTGGTGGAGAACACCGGCGGGCCGACCGCGATGTTGTACGCCTGCCCGAACGTGACGATCCGGCAGCGCATCGTGCGGCTCGACATGCAGCCGCCGACCTTCCAGCGTGCGCCCGGCCGCGCCCCGGGATCGTTCGCGCTGGAGTCGGCCCTGGACGAGTTGGCGCACGAACTGAGACTCGACCCGGTGGAGTTGCGGCTGCGCAATCACGCCGACACCGATCCCTCGTCGGGTCGACCGTGGTCGGGTAAACACCTGCGCGAGTGTTACCGCCTGGGCGCCGAGCGGTTCGGCTGGGACCCCACCGACCGCACGCCGGGCACCCGTCGCGACGGCGATGTGCTGATCGGCAGCGGGATGGCGAGCGCCACGCACGAGATGGACCCGGGGCCGGCCGCGGCCTATGCCGAACTGCGCGTCGACGGCACCGCCGTGGTGGGCGTCGCCTCGCACGAGATCGGCACCGGGACGTACACCGTGTTCGCGCAGATCGCCGCCGACGTGCTGGGCATCGGGCCGGATCGCATCTTCGTCAGGCTCGGCGACAGCGAACTGCCCGAGGCGCCACCCTCGATCGGCTCCCAGACCGTGGCCTACGTCGGCCCGGCGATCCGGCGGGCCTGCGAATCGGTACGGGACGACCTGCTGGCCGGCGCCCTGGCCGACCCGGAATCGCCGCTGTACGGGCGGGAGATCGCCGGGATCGAGTTCGGCCCCGACACCTTCGTGGGCGAGCTGTCCCGGATCGGCTCGCCGTCGATCTCGGCGATCGGCCACGCCCATCCGGACGCCGGATCGCCCTACGCCGTGCACTCGTTCGGCGCGCAGTTCGCCGAGGTCGCGGTGGACGCGCTGACCGGAGTGGTGCGGGTGCGGCGGATGGTCGGCGCGTTCGACATCGGCCGGGTGATCAATCCGCGCACGGCGCGCAGCCAACTCCTGGGCGGGATGACCTTCGGTCTGGCCCAGGCGTTGATGGAGGCGACCACGATCGACCCGCGCCGGGGGCACGTGGTCGAACCGCACCTGGCGGGCTATCACCTGCCGGTGAACGCCGATGTCGGCGCGCTCGACGTGCTGTTCGTGGACGTCCCCGACCCGCATATCGGCGACGTCGGCGCGCGGGGCGCGGGCGAGATCGGCGTGGTCGGCGCGGCGGCGGCGGTCGCCAACGCGGTCTTCCACGCGACGGGGGTACGGGTGCGAACGTTGCCGATCGCGCCGGACCGGGTGGTGGCGGCCGGGTCAGGGCTGGGGTGGGGGGACTTCGGCGAGTGA
- a CDS encoding sensor histidine kinase, giving the protein MERHEGGGAGSGAPRIGTRRHAWDTRRWLLVGVTTTLVVSALLSALGAWVFSHSTAVNGRLVDYSSPALIAAVRLETAYADQDAAVRGYVWTGDASLLDGYAMGRATEQEQAAVLRELFRDDPTASNELRVVQERARAWQDRVVRPVLAVPPGSEPPAEVRAAVADTSAYPALRTAAREQQHRLQRQRDSARADLQDVRDLRTWVFSGIALVVVGGAIMVFAGLRHGVTRPMSRLVADANAVAGGDFRHEITPTGPADLRALADAMEAMRRRLADELAFSDDTRRRLDEQATELRRSNADLEQFAYVASHDLQEPLRKIASFCRLLDKRYHGQLDERADRYLDFAVDGAVRMQTLIDDLLAFSRVGRSPATETSVDLNAVYETVIGDLDLAIRDAHAEVRHDPLPTVRGDRTQLSLVMQNLIANAVKFRKPDRPVRVSVEAEAMDGMWRISVSDDGIGIDPSQADRIFVIFQRLHTREAYSGNGMGLAMCKKIVEFHGGTIGLDPEYTTGTRIVFTLPSADGPDAERPGPETASERRTAHRGGKPRSLAEVPPPQP; this is encoded by the coding sequence GTGGAGCGACACGAGGGGGGCGGCGCCGGGTCGGGGGCGCCGCGGATCGGAACGCGGCGGCACGCCTGGGACACCAGACGTTGGCTGCTCGTCGGGGTCACCACGACGCTGGTCGTATCGGCCCTGCTCTCGGCGCTCGGCGCGTGGGTGTTCTCGCACTCCACCGCGGTGAACGGACGGCTGGTGGACTACAGTTCGCCGGCGCTGATCGCCGCGGTGCGCCTGGAGACGGCGTACGCCGACCAGGACGCCGCGGTGCGCGGCTACGTGTGGACCGGCGACGCCTCGCTTTTGGACGGCTACGCGATGGGCCGCGCCACCGAGCAGGAGCAGGCGGCCGTACTGCGCGAGCTGTTTCGCGACGACCCGACCGCGAGCAACGAGCTGCGGGTGGTGCAGGAGCGGGCGCGGGCGTGGCAGGACCGGGTGGTCCGGCCCGTGCTCGCCGTCCCGCCCGGGAGCGAGCCGCCGGCGGAGGTGCGCGCGGCCGTCGCCGACACCTCCGCCTATCCGGCGCTGCGCACCGCCGCCCGCGAACAGCAGCACCGGCTCCAGCGGCAGCGCGACAGCGCCAGGGCCGACCTCCAGGACGTCCGCGATCTGCGCACCTGGGTGTTCAGCGGGATCGCGCTGGTGGTCGTGGGCGGCGCGATCATGGTGTTCGCGGGGTTGCGGCACGGCGTGACCCGGCCGATGAGCCGACTGGTGGCGGACGCCAACGCGGTGGCCGGGGGCGACTTCCGGCATGAGATCACCCCCACCGGCCCCGCCGACCTGCGCGCGCTGGCCGACGCGATGGAGGCGATGCGCCGCCGACTCGCCGACGAATTGGCGTTCTCCGACGACACCCGGCGCCGCCTGGACGAGCAGGCCACCGAACTGCGCCGCTCCAACGCCGACCTGGAGCAGTTCGCCTACGTCGCCTCGCACGATCTCCAGGAGCCGCTGCGCAAGATCGCGAGCTTCTGCCGCCTGCTGGACAAGCGATACCACGGGCAGCTGGACGAACGGGCCGACCGCTACCTGGACTTCGCGGTGGACGGCGCGGTGCGGATGCAGACCTTGATCGACGACCTGCTCGCCTTCTCCCGGGTGGGCCGCAGTCCGGCGACGGAGACGTCGGTGGACCTGAACGCCGTGTACGAGACGGTGATCGGTGATCTGGATCTGGCCATCCGGGACGCCCACGCCGAGGTCCGGCACGATCCGCTGCCCACCGTGCGCGGCGACCGCACCCAGCTCTCCCTGGTCATGCAGAACCTGATCGCCAACGCGGTGAAGTTCCGCAAGCCGGACCGGCCGGTCCGGGTCTCGGTCGAAGCCGAGGCGATGGACGGCATGTGGCGGATCTCCGTATCCGACGACGGCATCGGCATCGATCCGTCCCAGGCCGACCGGATCTTCGTGATATTCCAGCGCCTGCACACCCGCGAGGCCTATTCGGGCAACGGCATGGGCCTGGCGATGTGCAAGAAGATCGTCGAATTCCACGGCGGCACGATCGGGTTGGACCCCGAGTACACGACCGGTACCCGCATCGTGTTCACCCTCCCGTCGGCCGACGGACCCGACGCCGAACGCCCCGGCCCCGAGACCGCGTCCGAGCGCCGCACGGCCCACCGTGGCGGGAAACCCCGGTCACTCGCCGAAGTCCCCCCACCCCAGCCCTGA